From the genome of Papaver somniferum cultivar HN1 chromosome 2, ASM357369v1, whole genome shotgun sequence, one region includes:
- the LOC113349670 gene encoding ubiquitin-like-specific protease ESD4: MGALTINNRKRGNDYLNLNSAVNSFQSPISPSSVIDFQVLKKPRFSSMQITSSETSLVVVETKTNIASRVRRYPEPSKRLGRAVHAPVRKPRVLSSLSWSLGRDTEMGNFLSHLEEAKRNVWGSGKKEKEEREVDIVKDDLNVDEVEVIEDGVVQVVDGRSVISEPKQQPFETSGDKYLFEKYEEFANNPVGSSSMVSDVSNQEPKVDETGKLLEALYVDRDLEYAGVPVHKTLYKSAEKRNAKLESLGFQIDLANKRLSGFPRPSKKTEEDVVEGLFTPLTDEEDREVDAAFSSLKRRKVLVAHENSNIEITGELLRCLTPGGWLNDEVINVYLELLKERERREPKKFLKCHFFNTFFYKKLASGRTGYDYKAVKRWTTQRKIGYGLIECDKIFVPIHQQIHWCLAVINKKEEKLQYLDSLKGVDTEVLENLARYFMDEVKDKSGKDIDVSSWKREYVKHLPEQQNGWDCGMFMIKYSDFYSRGLGLRFSQEHMPYFRRRTASEILRLKAD; the protein is encoded by the exons ATGGGTGCCTTAACCATCAATAACCGTAAGCGTGGTAACGATTATCTCAACTTAAATTCTGCCGTAAATTCTTTTCAATCTCCAATTTCTCCAAGTTCTGTTATTGATTTTCAAGTAttgaaaaaacctaggttttcaTCTATGCAAATTACTAGTTCAGAGACCtctcttgttgttgttgaaacTAAAACAAATATAGCTTCTAGAGTTCGTAGATATCCCGAACCTAGTAAGCGTTTAGGTAGAGCAGTACATGCCCCTGTTCGAAAACCTAGGGTTTTATCATCATTGTCGTGGAGTCTAGGTAGAGATACTGAAATGGGGAATTTTTTGAGTCACTTGGAAGAGGCGAAGAGAAATGTGTGGGGTTCGGGTAAGAAGGAGAAGGAGGAGAGGGAGGTGGATATAGTTAAGGATGATTTGAATGTTGATGAAGTAGAGGTAATAGAGGATGGAGTTGTTCAAGTAGTAGATGGAAGGTCAGTGATTTCTGAACCGAAACAACAACCTTTTGAAACTAGTGGAGATAAATATTTGTTTGAGAAATATGAAGAATTCGCTAATAATCCTGTTGGGTCGTCTTCGATGGTGTCGGATGTGAGCAATCAGGAACCAAAAGTTGATGAGACTGGTAAATTGTTGGAAGCTTTGTACGTGGATCGAGATTTGGAATATGCGGGCGTGCCTGTGCACAAAACGCTTTACAAATCAGCAGAGAAAAGGAATGCTAAGTTGGAATCTTTGggatttcaaattgatttagCGAACAAAAGATTATCAGGTTTCCCAAGACCTTCAAAGAAAACTGAAGAG GATGTAGTTGAAGGACTTTTTACACCTCTTACAGATGAGGAGGATAGGGAAGTTGATGCTGCCTTTTCATCATTAAAAAG GCGGAAAGTTCTGGTGGCACATGAGAATTCTAATATTGAGATTACTGGGGAACTTCTACGATGCTTGACACCAGGTGGTTGGTTGAATGATGAG gtAATAAATGTTTATCTGGAATTACTGAAGGAGCGGGAGAGGCGAGAACCAAAAAAGTTTCTGAAATGCCATTTCTTCAACACATTCTTTTATAAGAAG TTGGCTAGTGGGAGGACAGGATATGACTACAAAGCCGTCAAGAGGTGGACTACCCAAAGGAAGATCGGATACGGTCTTATTGAGTGTGACAAA ATATTTGTCCCCATACATCAACAAATACACTGGTGCTTAGCAGTGATTAATAAGAAGGAAGAGAAGCTCCAATATCTTGATTCTCTTAAAGGCGTCGATACTGAAGTCTTGGAAAATCTG GCTAGGTATTTCATGGACGAAGTAAAGGATAAGAGTGGAAAAGATATTGATGTGAGCTCTTGGAAACGTGAATATGTTAAACATCTTCCTGAACAACAAAATGG GTGGGATTGTGGAATGTTCATGATTAAATACTCCGATTTTTACAGCAGAGGTCTTGGGCTTCGTTTTAGTCAG GAGCACATGCCCTACTTCCGGCGTAGGACAGCCAGTGAAATTTTGAGGTTGAAAGCTGATTGA